DNA from Serinibacter salmoneus:
CGGACCCTGGCGCGTGACGGCGCCCGCGTGCTCGGGGTGGACGTGCCCGCGGCGGGGCAGAGCCTCGCGGCGGTGATGAACGAGGTCGGCGGCGTGGCGCTGCAACTGGACATCACCGCGCCGGAGGCCGCCGCCACGATCCTGCAGCGCGCCACCTCCGCCTTCGGCGGCCTGGACGTGCTCGTGCACAACGCCGGGATCCTGCGCGACAAGCTGCTGGCGAACATGACCGAGCAGAAGTGGGACTCGGTGATCGCGGTGAACCTTGCCGCGCAGCTACGCATCACCACGGCCCTCGCCCTCGAGTTGCCGCACCTGGTGCAGATCTCCCTCGCCTCCACCTCCGGTATCGCCGGGAACCGCGGCCAGACGAACTACGGCTACTCCAAGGCCGGCGTCATCGGCGCCACCCGCGCCTGGGCGCCGATCCTCGCCGCCGGCGGCGGCCGTGCGAACGCGGTGGCGCCCGGGTTCATCGAGACCGAGATGACCGCCTCCATCCCCCGGGCCCAGCGGGAGATCTCCCGCCGGGTGGCCTCGCTCGGGCAGGGCGGGCAGCCGGTGGACGTGGCCGAGGCCATCGCCTACCTCGCCTCCCCGCAGGCCGGCGGCGTCAACGGCCAGGTGCTGCGGGTGTGCGGGCAGAACCTGGTGGGCCGCTGATGACGGCGCCAGACCGGGGCCCGGTGGCGGGTGAGCCGGGTGGCGACTGGCTCGATCAGTTCGTCACACCGTCCGCCCACCACCCCTCCCCGAGCCCGTCCGAGGTGCGCACTCTCCCGGCGGTACCCGCACCGTCGTCCGTCTACCGCAAGGCGGTCGTGGAGACCGGGCGGGCCGCGATGATGTCGACCCCGGAGGCCACCACTCTGCCGGGGGTCGCCTTGCACGTGGCGGACCTGCGCCTGGACCGCGAGCGCCTGGACGCCTACGCCCACCTCGTGGGCGAGCGCGCGGGTGACACTGCGCCTCCCGGGTTCGTGCACATCAGTGTGTTCGGGATGCAGTTGGCCCTCATGGCCCGCACCGACTTCCCGCTGCCCATGCTCGGCATGGTGCACATCGCCAACCGGATCGAGCAGGTCCGCGCAGCGCGGGTGGATGAAGCACTCGAGGTCACCACGCACGCCACGAACCTGCTGGCACGCCCGGTGGGCTCCGCGGGGACCGGCACCCAGGTGGACCTGGTGACACGGGTGCACGACTCCGCCGGGGAGCTGGTCTGGCGCGGCACCTCCACCTACCTCGCCGCTCGCACCGCACTTGCGGGCCTGGAGGTCGTGCAGCGCCCCGAGCGTCCCGCCGATGCGACCGACCTGGTCCCCACCGGGGGCTGGCACACCGCCAAGGCCGACACCCGCGCCTACGCGGCGGTCTCCGGGGATCGCAACCCGATCCACCTGCACACCCTGGCCGCCAAGGCGATGGGGTTCCGCCGCACCATCGCGCACGGCATGGACTCCGCGGCCCGTGCCCTCGCGGCCCTCGGCCCCGCTCGGGGCGACCGGCTCGCGTGGGACGTCCAGTTCGCGGCACCGATCCTCGTGCCGGCGCGAGTGGCGGTGCGGGTCGAGCGAGACGCGACCGGCTCACGCACCACCGTGTGGCGGCCGAAGGACGGGCGCGTGCACCTGGTGTCCACGACCTCCGCCTGAGGAGCGCTCGCTCGGGCGTCCGCCGTGAACCCGGGCGGCACGCGAGCGAGCCGGCGCCCGTGAGTCACGCCACCGGTCGAGTGCCGTTACGTGTCGTGGCGCAACAGGCACCAGGCCCGCTCGAACCGCGCGGTCGCGAGATCGGTGTCGCGCATCCAGACCTCCAGCCTCGTCCCCCGGGGGCAGACACCGGGAAGCGCACCCAGGTCCAGGTCGAGCAGGAGTGTGTGGTCGTCCCCGGCGGACACCGGGAGCACATCACGCACCAGTGGACGCGAGGTCGTCTCCCCCATCTCGGGGTAGCCGAAGGCGTGGCTGAATCCGCTCGCCTTCTTGCCCTGCCAGGCGGATCGCAGCGAGTCGCGTAACCTGCGAGCCCCCCGGGAGAGCCGTCGCGCTGAGGGGACTCGGCGCGCGCGCACGTCCGCCTCGGGCGGTGTGGTGAACCCCGCCTGCGGCACGAACCGCCGGCACAGTGCCGCGGTGGTCAGATCACCGGGCGGTGGGATCAGTGCGCCGGTCTCCACCTGAGGGACCCACCTCACCCGCCATGCGCCCCGGTGGGCATCGGCGGGGGAAGTCCCGGGGGTGATCAGATCGTGGAACACCTCCAGCATTCCCGTCTGGGGCAGCGGATCGGAGAAGCCGGGCCAGGTCGCCATGGCGCCACCGCACGCCAGCCCTGCGAGGAGTCGTAGGTCGAGGGCGAGCACATGGTGCAGCGCCACCCCGTCCGCTCGGCGCGGCCACTCCTGAAGCGGGGCGACGGCACAGCAGCCGAACCAATTGACGGTCCGGCCCATCGACCAGCGGAATCGCACGTCATCGCCGTTGTCGAGGTGCTCCTCCCGGAACAGCACCGCCGGCGAGGCGGAGAGCTCTCCTCGACCCGTGCGATCCACCCATGCGCGCACCGCCGAGTAGGTGGGGGACTCGAGAAGACCGACCGCCGGGTTCCGCATGGCACCATCCATCGTCAGGGGTAGGTCGCCCGCACGGTACCGGGCACGTGGATCGCGACCGGCTGCCACATCGCGAGCGTCAATCAGGTGCCCCCTGACGCCTCATAGCGTGCCTTAGCCCTCCACGTCCCGCAAACGCTGTCCGCCGTGCGAGGGTCGCCACGTTCTCACAGTGCGGACGATCCTGGTCACGATTCGCAGGACGGCCCCGCCACTTCCTAGCGTGGCCACGTGACCCAGCACCTTCTCCCCCGCGGCGCCGCCCGGTGATCACTCTCGAGTCCGTCACCAAGCGCTTCGGCACCACCACGGCGCTGGACGCGGTGTCCCTGCACGTCGAACGCGGTGAGATCTACGGCGTGGTCGGCACCTCCGGCGCCGGCAAGTCGACCCTGATCCGCACCGTGAACGCCCTGGAGCGCCCCGACGCCGGGACCGTGACCGTGGCGGGGCACCGCATCACCGAACTCGACGACGCCGCGCTGCGCCGCTCCCGCCGCCACGCCGGGATGGTCTTCCAGCACTTCAACCTGCTGGCCGGGCGCACCGTGCGCGGGAACGTGGAGCTCGCGCTGGAGATCGCCGGCACCGAGCGGCGCCGCCGCACCGCGCGCGCCGAGGAGGTCCTGGACCTCGTGGGGCTCACCGACCGCGCCACCCACTACCCCTCCCAGCTCTCCGGCGGGCAGAAGCAGCGCGTGGGCATCGCCCGCGCCCTGGCCACCCAGCCGGAGGTGCTGCTGCTGGACGAGGCCACCTCGGCGCTGGACCCGGAGACCACGCGCTCCATCCTCGCGCTGCTGCGCCGGTTGCGCGATGAGCTCGGCCTCACGGTCATGCTCATCACGCACGAGATGGACGTGGTGCGCACGGTGTGCGACTCCGCCACACTGCTGCAGCACGGCCGCGTGGTGGAGCAGGGCAGGCTCGCCGACCTGGTGGCGGCGCCCGGCTCACCCCTGACGCACGACCTCTTCCCCCTCGGACCGGCGACGGCGAGCGAGCACCCGGTCCTCGACCTCACCTTCCCCGGACCCATCGGTGCGCAGCCGGTCATCACCCAGCTCGCCCGCCGGCACGACATCGACATCGCGATCTCCGCGGCCTCGGCCGGCGCCGTCGGCGGCACCCGTGCCGGGCGGATCCGGGTGGAGCTGCTCGGGGACGGCGAGCGCAACGCGGCCGTCCTGGCCGATCTGCGTGCCCGGGGCGTCATCGTGGAGGATGCGGAGCCGCGAGGGACGGGCACGACGACGCAGGAGGCCCGCGCATGACCGGCACCCAGGACCCCGGCTACTGGGGCGACCTGTTCTCCATCCTCCTGCTCGGCACCGGGCAGACCCTCTACATGGTGGGCGTCGCGCTCGTGGCGACGATCGTCGTCGGGCTCCCCCTCGGGGTGGTCCTGGTGGGGACCGAACCGGGGCGCTACCTGGACCGGATCGCCGGTTCCCGGCGCCTGTCCGCGGTGATCCACGCCGTGCTGGAACTGCTGGTCAACATCGGCCGCTCGGTGCCGTTCGTCATCCTCATGATCGCCCTCATCCCCTTCACCCGATGGCTGGTGGGCTCCTTCATCGGCACCACGGCCGCGATCGTGCCGCTCGCGGTGGTCGCCATCCCGTTCTTCGCGCGGATGGTGGAGATCGCGATCAAGGAGGTCGATCCCGGCAAGGTCGAGGCCGCCGAGTCCCTCGGGGCCACCCGCTGGCAGGTGGTGACCAAGGTGCTCATCCCGGAGTCCCTGTCCCCGATGATCCTGGGCCTGTCCACCACCGTGACCTCGATCATCAACTTCTCGGCCATGGTCGGTGTCGTCTCCGGCGGCGGCCTCGGGGATGTCGCCATCCGGTACGGCTACCAGCGCTACGACACGATCTACATGGTCGCCGTCATCGTCATCATCTTCGCCATCGTGATGATCCTGCAGGGGATCGCGACGGCGCTGGCCCGGCGGTACGCCCGCGGGCCCCGGGTCGCGGCACGCACCGCCTGACCCACCTCCCACCCCCTCTCGCCACCCCACCCGTCCGCGCGACGGGCCGACCACCTGGAGACACCCATGACCACGACCCTGCGCCGCGCCGCCCTGACCGCGACCGCCGCCGCCACCGCCCTCGTCCTCGCCGCGTGCGGTAGCGACAGCAGCACCGACGCGGAGTCCGGATCCGGCGAGGAGGGCCTCGGCACGCTGCGCGTGGGTGCCCTGCAGACCCCCGCCGGGGACATGCTGGAGTTCCTCGAGCCCGCCGCCGCCGAGGCCGGGTTGGAGATCGAGTTCGTCGCCTTCACCGACTACAACACCCCCAACCAGGCGCTCGCGGACGGCTCGATCGAGGCGAACCTGTTCCAGAACGCCACCTTCATGGAGACCTTCAACACCGAGACCGGCAACGAGCTGGTCAGTGTGGGCGAGGCGTACCTGCCGAGCTCGGCGTTCTACTCCGAGAGCCTCACCGACATCGCCGACCTGCCGGACGGCGCCACGGTCGCGATCCCGAACGACCCGACCAACGAGGGTCGCGCGCTGTGGCTGCTGTCCACCGAGGGGATCATCGAGATCGCCGACGGCGCCACCACCCCGGCCGACATCACCTCCAACCCGCGCAACCTGGAGTTCGTGGAGATCGAGAACGCCACGCTCCCGCAGGCCGTGCCGGATGTGGACACCGCGTTCGTGACGATCACCTTCGCGCTGCCCGCGGGGCTCACGGGGGACGACGCGATCCTGCTGGAGCCCTCGGACTCCCCGTACTTCAACGTGCTGGCCACCACGCCTGACCTGGCCGAGGACGAGCGCGTGACCGCGCTGTACGACCTCCTGGTGAGCGAGGAGATGGCCGAGTACCAGCTGGAGACCTGGGGCGGCCTCGTGGTCCCCGCCGGCCAGTAGCCGCGCTCACCGCGCCAGGCGCACCACCTGGCCGGTGACCCGCGCGAGGTCCGCCGCCGCAGCCTCCGGGCGCATCGCCTCCGCGAGCGGGCGCGGCCCGGGCTGGATCGCCAGGACCGCGTCGAACGGCTCAACCCGTTCCGGTCCCGTCTCGACGGCGCCCGCCAGGGCGATCACGCGCGCGACACCGGCCGCTCGCGCCAGGCGAGCGACGCCGTCGGGCACCTTGCCCAGGGCCGACTGTGCATCCAGCCGCCCCTCCCCCGTGATCACCAGGTCGGCGCCGACCAGCGCAGCCGGGAGGTCGACCTCGGCGGCAACCCGTTCGATGCCGCCCACCAGGCAGGCCCCGAGGGCCGCGAGCGCCGCGCCGAGGCCTCCGGCCGCACCCGCGCCCGGGAGATCGGCGACGGCGTGGCCGGCCTCGGCAAGGGCCTGCGCCCAGGCGGTCATCGCCTCCTCCAGCAACTCCACCTGAGCCGGGTCCGCTCCCTTCTGCGGCCCGAACATCCGGGCGGCGCCATGCGCACCGAGCAGCGGGCTGGTGACGTCGCTGAGGACCTCGACCTCGATGCCCAGGTGCGCCGGGAGTTCGACCCGCACCGGTCGGCGAAGGAGGGGGTTGTGCCCCGGACGCGGCAGGATCTGTGCACCCGAGGCGTCCCACAGCCGCGCGCCGAGGGCGAGCAGCATCCCCGTGCCCCCGTCGGTGCACGCGCTGCCGCCCAGGCCGACCAGGACCCTGCGGGCTCCCGAGGCGCGGACCTGCTCGAGCTGTCCCCCCAGACCCGCGGAGGAGGCGCGGGCAGGGAGCGCGGAATCGGCGTGCTGGTCGGCGAGTCCGAGCGTGGCGGCCGCCTCGAGCACCGCCGTGCCGCCAGGGAGGAGACCCCACGCCGCCATGGTCTCGCGGCCGATCGCGTCCACGGCAGGTTCCAGGAGGGTCCGGCCTCCGCGTGCGGCGACGATGGCTGCCACGGTGCCCTCACCGCCGTCGGCCATCGGCGCGAGCACGACCTGGGCGGCAGAGTCGGCCGCGAGCACGCCGGTGCGCACCGCCTCACAGGCCTGCTCGGCGGACAGCGAGCCCTTGAAGGAGTCCATCGCCACGACGACTCTCATCGCAGCCACACCACCTGATCGGGGGCAAGCACGAGGGAGTCGACCTGCTCGCCCGTGAGGAGGTCGCGGCCGCCGAGGGCGGGCAGCGCGACGTCCCGGCGCGAGACGTTGACGAGCACCGTCACAGCATCCTTCCCGCTTCCTCGCCGCAGCGCGAAGACCTCCTCGCCCAGGTCCAGGACCTCCTGTGGCGAGTAGGGCGAGAACGCGGCGTTGCGCGCCCGGACCCTCAGGAGGTGGCGGATCCCCTCGAGGATGCCGCGCCGTCGAGGGTCGGTTTCGACCTCGTGCGCCAACGCATCGGCATCGAGCCGCTCCCGGTTGATGCGGCGGTTGATCCCGGACTCCCGCATGCCCTCGATATCGCTCCCGGACCCGAACATCGAGTGATAGTAGATCGCGGGGACGCCCACCATGCTCACCAGGATGGCGTGCGCGGCCAGTGCGCGCCGCACCACCAGTGCGGTGTCCTCGGCCTCGCGCGGGTCCACGAGGGCGTCGATGTAGGCGATGTTGAGCTCGTAGACCGACTGCTCACCATCGGGGCCGGTGGCGTAGTTGGCGCGACCGCCCCGTTCCAGCGCTCGATCGGCGAGCGCCTGAGCCTGCGACGGCTCCAGGATCCCCTGGACCGGACGCATGCCGATGCCGTCGTGGCTGGCGAGGAAGTTGAACCAGGTGGCCTGGCCGCCCAGGTCCTCCAGGGAGGCGGCCCACCGGCTCAGTCGCTCGCTCGAGCCCGCGAGGAAGGTGTGCAGGACCAGGGGCGGGAGCGCGAACTGATAGACCATGTGCGCCTCGTCGCTGCCGTTGCCGAGGTAGGTCACGTTGTCAGCGTGCGGCACGTTGGTCTCGGTCAGCAGCCGGGCGCCGGGGGCGACCTCGTCCACGAGCGCGCGCCACATCTTGATGATGGCGTGGGTCGCGGGATGGTGCAGGCAGGTGGTGCCGCTCGCCTTCCACAGGAAGCCGATCGCGTCCAGCCGGATCGTGGTGGCACCCGCCGCGAGATAGCCGAGCAGCACGTCGGTGAGGTCGAGGAGCGTGGGGACGTTCGCCGCGTTCACGTCCACCTGGTCGGGGCCGAAGGTGGTCCACACGGCCACCTCCTCGCCGTCGGCGCGGGTGAAGGGCGTGAGCAGTGGAGTCGTGCGGGGGCGCACCACGCGAGTGAGGTCCATGCCCCCGGGGGTCACGTAGTAGTCGCGATACCGCTCCTCACCTGCCAGCCATCCGGTGAACCAGGTGCTGGACGCGGAGGTGTGGTTGGCCACGAAGTCGAGCATGACGGCGTACCCGCGTCCGAGCGCGGCCACGTCCTCCCAGTCCCCGAGATCGGGATCGATCCGGCGGTAGTCCACCACGGCGAATCCGTCGTCGGACGTCCACGGGAAGATCGGCAGCAGGTGCACGTCCGAGACGGTGTCGGCGAGATGGTGCCGCACGACGTCGGCGAGCGTGACCAAGGGCCGCTGCCCCGGGCGGCGGAAGGAGTCACCGTAGGCGATCAGGTACGCGGTGGCCTGATCCATCGCGGGCCGCGGCCCCGCCAGGAGCGGTCGGTAGCGCTCGGCGAGTTCGATCAGCCCCGCCACCAGCCGCGCCGTGCGTTCGCCGTCGTCGGCGAAGAGCACCTCGGCGTGCTCGGTCAGTCTCCTCGTCAGTTGGTCCAGGGCACTCGGGCGTGCATCTGTGTGGCTCACCGCGCTCCTTCACTCTCGTCGTTGAGCATCTTGTGTATGGATGGTATACATATCTTCACTGTTCCACCAGATCACTCAAGGAAGAGAGATTCGCCGTGAATCCACGTCGTTATCGATCACTCGTCGCCGTCGCCGCCATCGGGGCGCTCGGCCTGACCGCCTGCGGATCGGGGGAGATCGCAGGCCGGGAGTCCGACGGCTCCCTGTTGGTGTGGAGCCTCGAGGTGCAACCCGACCGGGTCGCCGCCACCGAGGCCGTCATCGCGGAGTACACCGCCGCCACCGGTATCGAGGTCGAGCTCGTTCCGGTCCAGGAGGACCAGGTCTCCCAGCTCATGTCCGCAGCCGCGCTCTCGGGAGAACTGCCCGACGTCGTGGGCTCGGTCAGCCTCGGCCTGGTGCGCTCCTTCGCCCTGGACGACTACCTCAACGGCGATGCCGCGGCCGAGGTGATCGAGAACCTCGATGCGAGCACCTGGAATGCCTCCGCGCTCGAGCTCACCCAGGACGACGGCGAGCAGCTCAGCGTCCCCAGCGATGCCTGGGCCCAGATCCTGGCCTACCGCACCGACGTCTTCGAGGAGGCGGGCCTGGCGGCCCCCGACACCTACGAGGCGCTGCTGACGGCGGCACAGGAACTCACCGGCGACGGCAACTACGGCATCTCGCTGGCCACCGACGCCTCCAACCCCTTCACCCAGCAGACCTTCGAGGCGCTCGCCCTCGGGAACGACTGCCAGATGGTGAACGACGCCGGCGAGGCCACCCTGGACAGCCCGGAGTGCACCGCGGCCATCGAGCTGTACGCCCAGCTCAGCCAGGACTTCTCGCCGTCCGGCACCCAGACCGTGGAGTCCACCCGCGCCTCCTACTTCTCCGGCCAGGCGGCCATGACGATCTGGTCCACCTTCCTGCTGGACGAGATGGCCGGCCTGCGCGACGACGCCGCACCCTCCTGCGAGGAGTGCACCGAGAGCGACTACCTGGCGCAGAACACCGGCATCGTGCCGCTAATCACCGGACCGGACGCGGACGGGAATGCCTCCGCATACGGCGAGATGACCTCCTGGGTGATCACCTCCAGCGCCCCGCAGGAGGACGCCGTGGGCTTCGTGGAGTTCATGCTGAGCGACGGGTACGCGGGGTGGTTCGGGATGGCACCGGAGGGCAAGTTCCCCGTGCGCAACGGGACCGCCGAGAACCCGACCGAGTACGTCGACACCTGGACCACCCTGCCGGCCGGTGTGGACACCAAGCTCCCGCTCGCGGAGGTCTACAGCGCCGAGACGATCGACCAGATCACCTCCACCGCCAGCAACATCGGGCGCTGGGCGCTGCCCCAGGGGCAGGGTGAACTCCTGGGACCGCTGACCGCCGAACTGCCGTTCGCCAAGGCCCTGGCCGACCTCTCCACGGGGTCGATCGACGTGGCCACCGCGCAGCAGCAGATGCAGGACGCCGTCGCCGAGGCCGCATCCAACTGATGACGACCACGGCAACCCCACCGAAGGCGGGGGCGGCTTCCCGCCCCCGCCGCTCGGTCCGGCAGCGGATCGAGAACCGCGACGGGCTGATGATGTCGGCACCGATCACGATCATCGTGGTCGCCATCATCATCATCCCGATCCTGTGGACCGTGGTCCTCTCCTTCCAGGAGGCCCGCTACAGCGATGTCGCCCGCAACGGGCTGTTCAACCCGTTCACCTTCGACAACTACATCGACACCCTCACCGCACCGGGGTTCTGGTCCTCGATCATGACCACGGTCATCTACACCGTGGCCACGACCGCCGGTTCGATCATCGTGGGCTTCATCGCCGCGCTCGCCCTG
Protein-coding regions in this window:
- a CDS encoding MaoC family dehydratase, whose product is MTAPDRGPVAGEPGGDWLDQFVTPSAHHPSPSPSEVRTLPAVPAPSSVYRKAVVETGRAAMMSTPEATTLPGVALHVADLRLDRERLDAYAHLVGERAGDTAPPGFVHISVFGMQLALMARTDFPLPMLGMVHIANRIEQVRAARVDEALEVTTHATNLLARPVGSAGTGTQVDLVTRVHDSAGELVWRGTSTYLAARTALAGLEVVQRPERPADATDLVPTGGWHTAKADTRAYAAVSGDRNPIHLHTLAAKAMGFRRTIAHGMDSAARALAALGPARGDRLAWDVQFAAPILVPARVAVRVERDATGSRTTVWRPKDGRVHLVSTTSA
- a CDS encoding DUF1963 domain-containing protein; this translates as MRNPAVGLLESPTYSAVRAWVDRTGRGELSASPAVLFREEHLDNGDDVRFRWSMGRTVNWFGCCAVAPLQEWPRRADGVALHHVLALDLRLLAGLACGGAMATWPGFSDPLPQTGMLEVFHDLITPGTSPADAHRGAWRVRWVPQVETGALIPPPGDLTTAALCRRFVPQAGFTTPPEADVRARRVPSARRLSRGARRLRDSLRSAWQGKKASGFSHAFGYPEMGETTSRPLVRDVLPVSAGDDHTLLLDLDLGALPGVCPRGTRLEVWMRDTDLATARFERAWCLLRHDT
- a CDS encoding methionine ABC transporter ATP-binding protein; this translates as MITLESVTKRFGTTTALDAVSLHVERGEIYGVVGTSGAGKSTLIRTVNALERPDAGTVTVAGHRITELDDAALRRSRRHAGMVFQHFNLLAGRTVRGNVELALEIAGTERRRRTARAEEVLDLVGLTDRATHYPSQLSGGQKQRVGIARALATQPEVLLLDEATSALDPETTRSILALLRRLRDELGLTVMLITHEMDVVRTVCDSATLLQHGRVVEQGRLADLVAAPGSPLTHDLFPLGPATASEHPVLDLTFPGPIGAQPVITQLARRHDIDIAISAASAGAVGGTRAGRIRVELLGDGERNAAVLADLRARGVIVEDAEPRGTGTTTQEARA
- a CDS encoding methionine ABC transporter permease: MTGTQDPGYWGDLFSILLLGTGQTLYMVGVALVATIVVGLPLGVVLVGTEPGRYLDRIAGSRRLSAVIHAVLELLVNIGRSVPFVILMIALIPFTRWLVGSFIGTTAAIVPLAVVAIPFFARMVEIAIKEVDPGKVEAAESLGATRWQVVTKVLIPESLSPMILGLSTTVTSIINFSAMVGVVSGGGLGDVAIRYGYQRYDTIYMVAVIVIIFAIVMILQGIATALARRYARGPRVAARTA
- a CDS encoding MetQ/NlpA family ABC transporter substrate-binding protein, with the translated sequence MTTTLRRAALTATAAATALVLAACGSDSSTDAESGSGEEGLGTLRVGALQTPAGDMLEFLEPAAAEAGLEIEFVAFTDYNTPNQALADGSIEANLFQNATFMETFNTETGNELVSVGEAYLPSSAFYSESLTDIADLPDGATVAIPNDPTNEGRALWLLSTEGIIEIADGATTPADITSNPRNLEFVEIENATLPQAVPDVDTAFVTITFALPAGLTGDDAILLEPSDSPYFNVLATTPDLAEDERVTALYDLLVSEEMAEYQLETWGGLVVPAGQ
- a CDS encoding glycerate kinase, producing MRVVVAMDSFKGSLSAEQACEAVRTGVLAADSAAQVVLAPMADGGEGTVAAIVAARGGRTLLEPAVDAIGRETMAAWGLLPGGTAVLEAAATLGLADQHADSALPARASSAGLGGQLEQVRASGARRVLVGLGGSACTDGGTGMLLALGARLWDASGAQILPRPGHNPLLRRPVRVELPAHLGIEVEVLSDVTSPLLGAHGAARMFGPQKGADPAQVELLEEAMTAWAQALAEAGHAVADLPGAGAAGGLGAALAALGACLVGGIERVAAEVDLPAALVGADLVITGEGRLDAQSALGKVPDGVARLARAAGVARVIALAGAVETGPERVEPFDAVLAIQPGPRPLAEAMRPEAAAADLARVTGQVVRLAR
- a CDS encoding sugar phosphorylase; the encoded protein is MSHTDARPSALDQLTRRLTEHAEVLFADDGERTARLVAGLIELAERYRPLLAGPRPAMDQATAYLIAYGDSFRRPGQRPLVTLADVVRHHLADTVSDVHLLPIFPWTSDDGFAVVDYRRIDPDLGDWEDVAALGRGYAVMLDFVANHTSASSTWFTGWLAGEERYRDYYVTPGGMDLTRVVRPRTTPLLTPFTRADGEEVAVWTTFGPDQVDVNAANVPTLLDLTDVLLGYLAAGATTIRLDAIGFLWKASGTTCLHHPATHAIIKMWRALVDEVAPGARLLTETNVPHADNVTYLGNGSDEAHMVYQFALPPLVLHTFLAGSSERLSRWAASLEDLGGQATWFNFLASHDGIGMRPVQGILEPSQAQALADRALERGGRANYATGPDGEQSVYELNIAYIDALVDPREAEDTALVVRRALAAHAILVSMVGVPAIYYHSMFGSGSDIEGMRESGINRRINRERLDADALAHEVETDPRRRGILEGIRHLLRVRARNAAFSPYSPQEVLDLGEEVFALRRGSGKDAVTVLVNVSRRDVALPALGGRDLLTGEQVDSLVLAPDQVVWLR
- a CDS encoding ABC transporter substrate-binding protein is translated as MNPRRYRSLVAVAAIGALGLTACGSGEIAGRESDGSLLVWSLEVQPDRVAATEAVIAEYTAATGIEVELVPVQEDQVSQLMSAAALSGELPDVVGSVSLGLVRSFALDDYLNGDAAAEVIENLDASTWNASALELTQDDGEQLSVPSDAWAQILAYRTDVFEEAGLAAPDTYEALLTAAQELTGDGNYGISLATDASNPFTQQTFEALALGNDCQMVNDAGEATLDSPECTAAIELYAQLSQDFSPSGTQTVESTRASYFSGQAAMTIWSTFLLDEMAGLRDDAAPSCEECTESDYLAQNTGIVPLITGPDADGNASAYGEMTSWVITSSAPQEDAVGFVEFMLSDGYAGWFGMAPEGKFPVRNGTAENPTEYVDTWTTLPAGVDTKLPLAEVYSAETIDQITSTASNIGRWALPQGQGELLGPLTAELPFAKALADLSTGSIDVATAQQQMQDAVAEAASN